Proteins from a genomic interval of Chryseobacterium indologenes:
- a CDS encoding DUF1543 domain-containing protein, with protein MKLFYVILGATPKGRNIEQHDVFFGIAESLKDLVPEMKDFWKEAEGKIHIDCHQEVRFADGYAVKIVEKGEKTSEQQLYFLNLGGYKPGFFEEFHEQHLMVGQSMGEIVKRAKATEFYQTMGFEGAVSHIDDKHGVDIDDIFNVNDILPEKMKEKYSIVLTKSDAENQENPMGLGYLKIDKVQ; from the coding sequence ATGAAATTATTTTATGTCATCCTTGGGGCTACCCCAAAAGGGAGAAATATTGAGCAGCATGACGTATTTTTCGGAATTGCCGAGAGTCTTAAAGATCTTGTTCCGGAGATGAAAGACTTCTGGAAAGAAGCGGAAGGCAAAATCCACATTGATTGTCATCAGGAAGTAAGATTCGCAGATGGTTATGCAGTGAAAATTGTAGAAAAAGGAGAAAAAACATCCGAGCAACAACTGTACTTCCTTAATTTAGGAGGCTATAAGCCCGGTTTTTTCGAAGAATTTCATGAGCAGCATCTGATGGTTGGCCAATCTATGGGAGAGATTGTGAAAAGAGCAAAAGCTACTGAATTTTATCAGACCATGGGCTTTGAAGGAGCAGTAAGCCACATCGATGATAAACATGGGGTAGATATAGACGATATTTTTAATGTTAATGATATCCTTCCGGAAAAAATGAAAGAAAAATACTCAATCGTCCTTACCAAATCTGATGCAGAAAATCAGGAGAACCCAATGGGGCTGGGATATTTAAAAATTGATAAAGTTCAATAA
- a CDS encoding alpha/beta hydrolase has protein sequence MKNVLLSLLLFGQFFSGLNDFSVKAQLPSIALWKVIPDGPGPQGENKISSKGSFTNISTPRLLVHQPANPNGIAVLVISGGGYAHIESGSEGNPAGEWLQSQGITAFELIYRLPVEGWATKTVPFQDAQRALRIIRSHAGKYNIDPDKIGVLGFSAGGHLAGYISSTFDKVYYPPQDAIDQLSARPDFTAMIYPVVSMLPPYNITHSFKSLLGKSSDAKEQTAYSVEKQVTAQTPITFLAQSEDDPISPVENSILMYGALKNNKIPAELHVFQSGGHGWGLGKKNTNTGEWPDLFLKWLKINVIYK, from the coding sequence ATGAAAAATGTTCTGTTGTCTCTTTTGTTATTTGGCCAATTTTTTTCAGGACTGAATGACTTTTCAGTTAAAGCACAATTGCCTTCTATTGCTCTTTGGAAGGTTATTCCCGACGGGCCGGGACCTCAGGGTGAAAACAAAATTTCTTCAAAAGGTTCTTTCACTAATATCAGTACTCCTAGATTATTAGTTCATCAACCTGCAAATCCTAACGGAATTGCTGTTTTGGTGATAAGCGGAGGAGGATATGCACACATCGAATCGGGTTCTGAAGGGAATCCTGCCGGAGAGTGGCTGCAATCACAGGGAATTACTGCTTTTGAACTGATTTACAGGCTTCCTGTGGAGGGATGGGCTACAAAAACAGTTCCGTTTCAGGATGCCCAGCGGGCCTTGCGGATCATCAGAAGTCATGCAGGGAAATATAATATTGATCCTGATAAAATTGGTGTTCTGGGCTTTTCGGCAGGTGGCCATCTTGCCGGCTATATTTCTTCTACTTTTGATAAGGTGTATTATCCGCCACAAGATGCCATCGATCAGCTGTCTGCCCGGCCTGACTTTACAGCAATGATTTATCCTGTGGTATCAATGTTGCCTCCCTATAACATTACGCATTCTTTTAAATCTTTACTGGGGAAATCATCAGATGCCAAAGAGCAGACTGCCTATTCAGTTGAAAAGCAGGTGACCGCACAAACTCCAATCACTTTTCTTGCCCAGTCTGAAGACGATCCTATTTCCCCGGTAGAAAACAGTATCCTGATGTACGGGGCCCTGAAAAATAATAAAATTCCTGCAGAGCTGCATGTATTTCAATCGGGCGGACATGGTTGGGGATTGGGTAAAAAAAATACCAATACCGGAGAATGGCCGGATTTGTTTTTAAAATGGTTGAAGATCAATGTAATTTACAAATGA
- a CDS encoding diphosphomevalonate decarboxylase has translation MTTQFIGKQDFTVSSQTVSESCPSNIALIKYWGKYADQMPANPSISFTLNHCKTNTAMEFVAGEPFSVKTFLVGNEEAKFAEKIEKYFKNIEQYLPWILKGKYIIRTENTFPHSSGIASSASGFGAIAKCLMKLDNTFTGKINEDESLKKASFLARLGSGSACRSLYNGLIVWGETDEVEGSSDLFAVSYPDTEIHEVFKNFNDWVLLIHEGQKSVSSTVGHGLMKTNPYAERRFQEARENFVPMKEILKTGDMDRFIKLVEHEALTLHAMMMMSDPAFILMKTGTLEVINKIWDFRRETRLPLFFTLDAGANVHLLFPNDGSEEEIKTFINAELLQHTQKNGVVKDVIRF, from the coding sequence ATGACAACACAATTTATAGGAAAACAGGATTTTACAGTCTCCTCACAAACCGTTTCAGAGAGCTGTCCGTCTAATATTGCTTTGATCAAATATTGGGGCAAGTATGCAGATCAGATGCCTGCCAATCCAAGTATCAGTTTTACCTTAAATCACTGCAAAACCAATACAGCAATGGAGTTTGTAGCAGGAGAACCTTTTTCTGTAAAGACTTTTCTGGTAGGAAATGAAGAGGCGAAGTTTGCTGAAAAAATAGAAAAATATTTCAAAAATATCGAACAATATCTTCCATGGATTTTGAAAGGGAAATATATTATCAGAACTGAAAATACATTTCCCCACAGTTCAGGAATTGCAAGTTCCGCTTCAGGATTTGGTGCCATAGCAAAATGCCTGATGAAACTGGATAATACCTTTACAGGGAAAATAAATGAAGATGAATCTTTGAAAAAAGCTTCATTTTTAGCAAGACTGGGAAGTGGAAGTGCCTGCAGGAGTCTGTATAACGGACTTATCGTGTGGGGAGAAACTGATGAGGTGGAAGGAAGTTCAGACTTATTTGCCGTATCTTATCCTGATACTGAAATTCATGAAGTTTTCAAAAATTTTAATGACTGGGTTTTATTGATCCATGAAGGACAGAAAAGTGTATCTTCTACGGTAGGACACGGCCTGATGAAAACGAACCCTTACGCCGAAAGAAGATTTCAGGAGGCGAGAGAAAATTTCGTTCCGATGAAAGAGATCTTAAAAACAGGTGATATGGATCGTTTTATCAAACTGGTAGAGCATGAAGCACTCACCCTTCATGCCATGATGATGATGAGTGATCCGGCCTTCATCCTGATGAAGACAGGAACTTTGGAAGTGATCAACAAAATATGGGATTTTAGAAGAGAAACCCGTCTTCCCTTATTCTTTACTTTGGATGCGGGTGCCAATGTACATCTTTTGTTCCCTAATGATGGCTCTGAGGAAGAAATCAAAACATTTATCAATGCTGAGCTTCTTCAACATACTCAGAAAAATGGGGTAGTGAAGGATGTGATCCGATTTTGA
- a CDS encoding VOC family protein has product MKIHHIAIICSDYEVSKKFYTEVLELNIIREVYREERESYKLDLAIGDHYVIELFSFPDPPQRPSRPEACGLRHLAFSVENVSEKRNELIDKGLDCEDIRIDEFTGKEFFFTQDPDQLPLEFYEM; this is encoded by the coding sequence ATGAAAATTCATCATATCGCCATCATTTGTTCAGATTATGAAGTATCAAAAAAGTTTTACACAGAAGTACTCGAGCTGAATATTATCCGTGAGGTTTATCGTGAAGAAAGGGAATCTTACAAACTTGACCTCGCTATCGGGGATCATTACGTCATTGAATTATTTTCTTTTCCTGATCCGCCTCAAAGGCCATCGCGACCTGAAGCCTGCGGATTAAGGCATCTTGCTTTTTCAGTGGAAAATGTTAGTGAAAAACGAAATGAGTTAATAGACAAGGGTCTGGATTGTGAAGACATCAGGATAGATGAATTCACCGGAAAAGAATTTTTCTTTACCCAAGATCCCGATCAATTGCCGCTGGAATTTTATGAAATGTAA
- a CDS encoding cation:proton antiporter yields MILLSIHNLSFPIEDPVLKFLLVLVIILAAPLLLNKIKVPHLLGLIIAGAVIGPNGFNVLSRDSSIVVTGTTGLLYIMFLAGLEIDMGDFKKNKWKSLTFGIYTFTVPFVLGYLGGYYLLHFSMLTSILFASLFSSHTLIAYPLVSKLGIAKNKAVNITVGGTMITDILALLVLAVIVGMSQGDVGTEFWVKLSVSFVLFALIVLIVFPIIGRWFFKKVDDKISQYIFVLVMIYLAAMLAELAGVEAIIGAFFAGLALNRLIPHTSSLMNRVEFVGNAIFIPFFLISVGMLIDFKVFIQSWETLEVAAIMLVASIGGKYLSAVATQKTFKLTKEEGKLIFGLSSASAAATLASVMVGYNIILSETETGEPVRLLNEHVLNGSILLILISCTISSFISMSSAQKIAEADNEDTVSGNTHEEENILLAINHEETVERMVNLGILIKAHSNTEDLFALNVINEDKNESSVKNAEKLLHQASDAAAAADVKLQALKRYDNDVINGVNNVIKEQKITDLIIGLEDEKGFSPSFVYNLYNGYLQNDDANVLVYHAAQPLSTIKKYAVMLPENAHKEAGFFHALLRVWNIARNSGATMVFYAPENILDILQKIIKKANIEAEFIIMNTWQDGERTAAQLKDDEALIIFMAKRGMKSYIPRMRLIPELLNRYLNDNNYLLIFPFSEYDKNSPEIRSVGNHGDFVEIGNVIQKIFK; encoded by the coding sequence ATGATTTTACTGAGCATACACAATCTGAGTTTTCCCATTGAAGATCCGGTATTAAAGTTCCTGTTGGTACTGGTCATCATTCTCGCAGCTCCATTATTACTGAATAAAATTAAAGTCCCTCATCTGCTGGGGCTCATCATAGCCGGAGCCGTTATTGGTCCCAACGGTTTCAATGTATTGTCGCGAGACAGCAGTATTGTCGTCACCGGAACTACGGGATTACTTTATATCATGTTTCTGGCAGGGCTCGAAATCGATATGGGAGATTTTAAAAAGAACAAATGGAAAAGTCTTACCTTTGGTATCTATACCTTTACGGTTCCTTTTGTTTTGGGATATCTCGGAGGATATTACCTGCTGCATTTTTCTATGCTGACATCCATATTATTTGCGAGTCTCTTCTCCTCCCACACTTTAATTGCCTATCCGTTAGTCAGTAAATTGGGAATTGCCAAAAATAAGGCTGTCAATATTACCGTGGGTGGTACGATGATCACAGATATTCTTGCCTTATTGGTATTAGCCGTTATTGTAGGAATGTCGCAGGGAGATGTGGGAACAGAATTCTGGGTAAAACTATCCGTTTCTTTTGTTCTTTTTGCCCTGATTGTACTGATCGTCTTCCCTATTATCGGGCGTTGGTTTTTCAAAAAAGTAGATGATAAAATCTCACAATATATCTTTGTATTGGTAATGATTTACCTGGCCGCCATGCTTGCAGAGCTAGCAGGAGTGGAAGCCATTATCGGAGCTTTCTTTGCAGGATTAGCCTTAAACAGGCTTATTCCGCACACCTCATCGTTGATGAACAGGGTTGAGTTTGTAGGAAACGCCATCTTTATTCCGTTTTTCCTGATCAGCGTGGGAATGCTGATTGATTTTAAAGTCTTTATTCAAAGCTGGGAAACGCTAGAGGTTGCGGCCATCATGCTTGTGGCATCTATTGGTGGTAAATACCTTTCAGCAGTGGCTACCCAAAAAACATTCAAACTTACCAAAGAGGAAGGAAAACTGATCTTCGGATTAAGTTCCGCTTCCGCTGCGGCAACACTGGCTTCGGTAATGGTAGGATACAACATCATTCTTTCTGAAACGGAAACCGGTGAACCAGTAAGGTTATTGAATGAGCATGTCCTGAACGGAAGCATCCTGTTGATTCTGATTTCATGTACGATCTCGTCATTTATCTCCATGTCCAGTGCTCAAAAAATCGCGGAAGCAGATAATGAAGATACTGTATCGGGAAATACCCATGAAGAGGAAAATATCCTGTTGGCCATAAACCATGAGGAGACCGTGGAAAGAATGGTTAACCTGGGAATTCTGATCAAAGCACACTCCAATACAGAAGATCTGTTTGCACTGAATGTCATTAACGAAGATAAGAATGAATCCTCTGTAAAAAATGCGGAAAAACTTCTTCATCAGGCTTCTGATGCTGCTGCGGCTGCAGATGTCAAACTTCAGGCTCTCAAAAGGTATGATAACGATGTGATCAATGGGGTCAACAACGTGATCAAAGAACAGAAAATTACGGATCTTATTATCGGATTAGAAGATGAAAAAGGCTTCTCACCTTCTTTTGTGTATAATTTATACAACGGCTATCTTCAGAATGATGATGCCAATGTACTGGTTTATCATGCTGCACAACCTCTTTCTACGATTAAAAAGTATGCCGTGATGCTTCCTGAAAATGCCCATAAAGAGGCAGGATTCTTCCATGCGCTTCTAAGAGTCTGGAATATTGCCAGAAATTCCGGCGCTACGATGGTATTCTATGCTCCTGAAAATATTCTGGACATCCTTCAGAAAATCATCAAAAAAGCCAATATTGAAGCGGAATTCATCATTATGAATACATGGCAGGACGGTGAAAGAACGGCCGCTCAACTGAAAGATGATGAAGCATTGATTATCTTCATGGCCAAAAGGGGAATGAAATCATATATTCCGAGAATGAGGCTTATCCCGGAGCTCCTGAACAGGTACCTGAATGACAATAATTATCTTTTGATATTCCCATTCTCCGAATATGATAAAAACAGTCCTGAAATACGTTCTGTAGGCAATCACGGAGATTTTGTCGAGATCGGAAATGTGATTCAGAAGATCTTTAAATAA
- a CDS encoding SH3 domain-containing protein gives MKTKKAFLVTAALNAQLSFAQFAKVVDQDGYVNVRETADANSTIVGKINSDEIVYVFDPNNKNWANVSNGYIHNSRLKYIESYPAVPSTMRDAGKAIFRSGNIKVNITSGKFNFKENEKDFTSTLYGDFYKEQQVWGLDGTIPKTHYLSITAQIGDKEIEIPAKEIENLFEVNNTSTKCYYDRTNDILYISMLNSDGAGAYVALFTIEKGQYKGRTLEIPF, from the coding sequence TTGAAAACAAAGAAGGCATTCCTTGTCACAGCTGCTTTAAATGCACAATTATCATTTGCCCAGTTTGCCAAAGTTGTAGATCAGGATGGCTATGTCAACGTAAGAGAAACCGCAGATGCAAACAGTACAATTGTGGGAAAGATCAATTCCGATGAGATTGTGTATGTATTTGATCCCAACAATAAAAATTGGGCTAATGTGAGCAATGGCTATATTCATAATTCAAGACTGAAATATATAGAATCCTACCCGGCTGTTCCATCTACTATGCGTGATGCAGGCAAAGCGATTTTTAGATCAGGAAATATTAAAGTAAATATTACTTCCGGAAAATTTAATTTTAAAGAAAATGAAAAGGATTTCACCTCAACACTGTATGGAGATTTCTATAAAGAACAGCAGGTTTGGGGATTAGACGGAACAATTCCAAAAACTCATTATCTTTCCATCACCGCACAGATCGGAGATAAAGAGATTGAAATTCCGGCCAAGGAGATCGAAAATCTTTTTGAAGTCAATAATACATCCACAAAATGCTATTATGACCGTACCAATGATATTTTGTATATCTCAATGCTCAACTCTGACGGTGCCGGTGCCTATGTAGCTCTTTTTACTATTGAAAAAGGCCAATATAAAGGAAGGACGCTGGAGATTCCATTTTAA
- a CDS encoding 5-(carboxyamino)imidazole ribonucleotide synthase has product MKIGILGGGQLGRMLIQSALKYDDEFYTLDPASDAPCHNISYFTQGNFNDYDTVLNFGKDKDVVTIEIEHVNADALAELEKQGIKVVPNASIIKTIQQKILQKEFYKAHDIPSPEFQVVWNSEEKIIMPLPFVQKMNTGGYDGKGVQVIRTEEDYQHIWTEASVIESLVDIDKELSVIVARNEKGETNIFPVTEMVADPKLNLLDFNVCPVLLTENVQQQIDVITEKFLNAVNSPGLFAIELFLDKEGKVWVNETAPRLHNSGHQSQEGNTNSQFEQMYRVVKNLPLADTDAITYSGMLNLVGAEGYAGKVIYEGMEDVLQLPETYIHLYGKTETKPGRKMGHINVLADSREELMEKLVMVKGMVRVISE; this is encoded by the coding sequence ATGAAAATAGGAATTCTGGGAGGCGGACAGCTGGGAAGAATGTTGATACAAAGCGCACTGAAGTATGATGATGAGTTTTATACTCTGGATCCGGCTTCTGATGCCCCATGTCATAATATCTCGTATTTTACACAGGGAAATTTCAATGACTATGATACCGTTCTGAATTTTGGAAAAGACAAAGACGTTGTAACAATTGAAATAGAACATGTAAATGCAGATGCGTTGGCTGAATTGGAAAAACAAGGGATAAAAGTAGTTCCCAACGCCAGTATTATCAAAACTATCCAGCAAAAAATCCTTCAAAAGGAATTTTATAAAGCCCACGATATACCAAGTCCGGAATTTCAGGTAGTATGGAACAGTGAAGAGAAAATTATCATGCCATTACCGTTTGTTCAGAAAATGAATACCGGAGGATATGACGGAAAAGGGGTGCAGGTGATCAGAACTGAGGAGGATTATCAGCATATCTGGACAGAAGCTTCTGTAATAGAGAGTCTTGTAGATATTGATAAGGAGCTTTCTGTGATTGTTGCCAGAAACGAAAAAGGAGAAACCAATATTTTCCCGGTAACGGAAATGGTTGCAGATCCTAAATTAAATCTTCTTGATTTCAATGTATGTCCTGTATTGTTGACAGAAAATGTTCAGCAGCAAATTGATGTGATTACAGAGAAGTTTTTAAATGCTGTCAACTCTCCGGGACTTTTTGCCATCGAGTTATTTCTTGATAAAGAAGGAAAAGTTTGGGTAAATGAAACAGCACCAAGACTTCACAATTCAGGACACCAGAGCCAGGAAGGGAATACCAATTCACAGTTTGAACAGATGTACCGCGTTGTTAAGAATCTTCCTCTGGCAGATACTGACGCAATCACGTACAGCGGAATGCTGAATCTGGTAGGCGCAGAAGGCTATGCCGGAAAAGTAATCTATGAAGGAATGGAAGACGTTCTTCAGTTACCGGAGACCTATATCCATTTGTACGGAAAAACAGAAACCAAACCGGGAAGAAAAATGGGGCATATCAATGTTCTTGCTGATTCCAGGGAAGAGCTGATGGAAAAGCTTGTCATGGTGAAGGGAATGGTAAGAGTGATTTCTGAATAG
- a CDS encoding endonuclease/exonuclease/phosphatase family protein, with protein MWIIYLTLGVLLLILTILPKIQNPHWIFRAPEFAKIQVTYLIFFTFLIGFLIDHADTDLWYYQGFLMVLLVYHSNTLIRYTPLYPVKRHHPQYKSSEKIHFVSANVYQFNKEYGRFSKLIEKYSPDFFMTMESNGDWEKALRPLEKKYPYHHKVTLEYTYGMHFYSRIEITEAHTHYFVADDIPSIEIHMKTNDGFSFVFFGVHPPPPSPTEEETSKERDGDLLSTAKQIKGINKPVVVAGDFNNVAWSRSSILFRKTSHLIDPRIGHSFVSTFHAKYRMLRFPIDLMFHSENIFIKQLKTLENFGSDHLPVYCEFFIDHHNDEQEDLVETATAEEKAEAEKIIEEGKQENGEREAIVTEDE; from the coding sequence ATGTGGATTATTTATCTTACGCTCGGCGTACTTTTATTAATTTTAACCATTCTTCCGAAGATCCAAAACCCGCATTGGATATTCAGAGCTCCTGAATTTGCTAAGATACAGGTCACCTACCTTATATTTTTCACATTCTTGATAGGTTTTTTGATTGATCATGCAGATACAGATTTATGGTATTACCAGGGCTTTTTGATGGTTTTACTGGTGTATCACAGCAATACCCTCATCAGATATACTCCACTCTATCCTGTAAAAAGGCACCACCCGCAATATAAATCATCTGAAAAGATTCATTTCGTTTCGGCCAATGTTTATCAGTTTAATAAAGAATATGGGAGATTTTCAAAACTGATTGAAAAATACAGTCCCGATTTTTTTATGACGATGGAAAGTAATGGTGACTGGGAAAAAGCATTAAGACCACTGGAAAAAAAGTATCCGTATCATCATAAGGTAACTCTGGAATATACATATGGAATGCATTTCTACTCCCGCATTGAAATCACAGAGGCTCATACTCATTATTTTGTAGCAGATGACATTCCAAGTATTGAGATTCATATGAAAACAAATGATGGTTTTTCTTTTGTTTTCTTTGGTGTTCACCCGCCACCGCCCAGTCCAACGGAGGAAGAAACGTCAAAAGAGAGGGATGGTGATCTTTTAAGTACTGCCAAGCAAATAAAAGGGATCAATAAACCGGTTGTTGTGGCTGGAGACTTTAATAATGTAGCATGGTCCAGATCATCAATTCTTTTCCGGAAGACCAGTCATTTGATTGATCCGAGAATCGGACATTCTTTTGTCTCTACTTTCCATGCTAAATATCGTATGTTAAGATTTCCTATTGACCTGATGTTTCACAGTGAAAATATTTTCATTAAGCAATTAAAGACCCTTGAAAATTTCGGCTCGGATCACTTGCCCGTGTACTGTGAATTTTTCATCGATCATCATAATGATGAACAGGAAGATCTTGTGGAAACAGCCACTGCAGAAGAAAAGGCAGAAGCTGAAAAAATTATAGAAGAAGGAAAGCAGGAGAATGGCGAAAGGGAAGCTATTGTGACAGAAGACGAATAA
- a CDS encoding nuclear transport factor 2 family protein: MNKLTGIFLLMVAMCFSQQNKGIEKPIRNLFLAMKNADTDLLKTVFTENAVLQTITKDGVVKTDSIKDFITSVSKFSQGDLEEKIIVEAVHTDGNLASVFTPYSFYLKGKFSHCGANSFQLVQQNNEWKIQYIIDTRRKDHCKEIE, from the coding sequence ATGAATAAACTTACCGGCATTTTTCTTTTGATGGTTGCCATGTGTTTCAGTCAACAGAATAAGGGAATAGAAAAACCTATCCGCAACCTCTTTCTTGCCATGAAAAATGCAGATACTGATTTACTCAAGACCGTATTTACAGAAAATGCAGTTCTTCAAACCATAACAAAAGACGGAGTGGTGAAAACTGACAGTATAAAGGATTTTATAACATCTGTTTCAAAATTTTCCCAGGGAGATCTGGAGGAGAAAATCATCGTAGAGGCTGTGCATACAGATGGTAATCTTGCCAGTGTATTCACTCCTTACTCTTTTTATCTGAAAGGTAAATTTTCCCATTGCGGGGCTAATAGTTTTCAGCTCGTTCAACAGAATAATGAATGGAAAATTCAGTATATCATTGATACCAGGAGAAAAGATCATTGCAAGGAAATCGAATAA
- a CDS encoding sulfite exporter TauE/SafE family protein, whose amino-acid sequence MSEIIILFLGAISAGLLGSLTGLGGGVIIIPLLTLGFGVPMHYAIGASLISVIGTSSGAAVAFVKEGFTNMRIGMFLEIATTAGAIIGALVSGMLNPNTIGIIFASILLLTVILNLKGKPDHQEPLIKGSLEEKLKLFGTFPDKGVLKSYSARNTVPGFLMMMFAGAMSGLLGIGSGALKVLAMDNMMKLPFKVSTTTSNFMIGVTAVASALIYFQRGEIIPVIVAPVLIGVVIGSFIGSKTLMVSKTKKLKVFFAIVITILSIYMMYNGINKSFR is encoded by the coding sequence ATGTCAGAAATTATCATACTCTTCCTGGGCGCAATTTCCGCCGGTCTGTTGGGTTCGCTTACAGGTTTAGGAGGAGGGGTTATCATTATTCCCTTATTAACGCTGGGTTTCGGCGTCCCAATGCATTATGCTATCGGAGCATCATTGATCTCTGTCATCGGAACATCTTCCGGTGCAGCGGTAGCTTTTGTTAAAGAAGGTTTTACCAATATGCGGATTGGTATGTTCCTTGAAATTGCCACTACTGCGGGAGCGATTATCGGTGCTTTGGTTTCAGGAATGCTAAATCCCAATACCATCGGAATCATTTTTGCCAGCATCCTGCTTCTGACAGTTATCCTTAACCTTAAGGGAAAACCGGATCATCAGGAACCTTTAATCAAGGGAAGTCTGGAAGAAAAACTGAAATTGTTCGGAACTTTTCCGGATAAAGGTGTACTGAAAAGTTATTCTGCAAGAAATACCGTTCCAGGATTTTTAATGATGATGTTTGCAGGCGCAATGTCTGGTCTTTTAGGAATTGGTTCGGGAGCGTTAAAGGTTTTGGCAATGGATAATATGATGAAGCTGCCTTTCAAGGTTTCCACCACTACGAGTAATTTTATGATCGGGGTAACGGCGGTTGCCAGTGCACTGATCTATTTCCAGAGGGGTGAAATTATTCCGGTAATTGTGGCTCCTGTACTTATTGGGGTTGTGATAGGGAGTTTTATCGGCTCAAAGACCTTAATGGTATCCAAGACGAAAAAACTTAAAGTATTTTTTGCAATTGTCATTACCATTCTTTCCATCTATATGATGTATAACGGAATCAATAAAAGCTTCAGATAA
- the purE gene encoding 5-(carboxyamino)imidazole ribonucleotide mutase, with the protein MVGIIMGSQSDLPIMEQAANFLKSLDIPYELTVVSAHRTPERMFDYAKTAKERGLKVIVAGAGGAAHLPGMVASCTTLPVIGVPILSSNSIDGWDSVLSILQMPGGIPVATVALNGALNAGILAAKILGSADEKVAENLQKYQDSLKDKVLGTVDDIKAQHPNHFDL; encoded by the coding sequence ATGGTAGGAATTATTATGGGCAGTCAGAGCGATCTGCCGATTATGGAACAGGCAGCAAATTTTCTGAAAAGTCTGGATATCCCGTACGAATTAACTGTAGTTTCGGCACACCGAACACCTGAAAGAATGTTCGATTATGCAAAGACTGCTAAAGAAAGGGGGCTTAAAGTTATTGTTGCAGGAGCAGGAGGAGCAGCACATCTTCCGGGAATGGTGGCCAGCTGTACGACACTTCCGGTCATAGGCGTTCCGATTTTATCAAGTAATTCTATCGACGGCTGGGACTCTGTATTATCAATTCTCCAGATGCCAGGAGGCATTCCGGTGGCAACAGTTGCCCTGAACGGAGCATTGAATGCAGGTATTTTAGCCGCGAAAATTTTGGGAAGTGCCGATGAAAAGGTAGCTGAAAATCTTCAGAAATACCAGGACTCTTTGAAAGATAAAGTACTGGGAACCGTTGATGATATTAAAGCTCAGCACCCCAACCATTTTGACCTATAG
- a CDS encoding EamA family transporter: MKDYKLTLAIFTVAIVWGTTFLSIRVAVETIPAWFVAGIRQFLASLIMFMILMYRGEFKWIGWKNLKYQIIFSLLMLVIANGMTTVAEEEVTSSLTSLISACSPILVFLGSLALGLQKFSWRAFVGVMMCFSGIIFIFWDGINDLKNPDYAMGIIFLFIAIAGWASGTIFTKKLNLHNGNISLNLFYQFLFAGIVQLIFAFLFSENYNFGNWTLKSISAMLYLSIFGSVAAFFAFHYALTKISPVQVSILAYINTVISIFLSWLILGEHISFKFIIAAVLIILGVFIINYKPEMFKREKLTT; encoded by the coding sequence TTGAAAGATTACAAACTTACTCTGGCCATTTTTACCGTTGCTATTGTTTGGGGAACCACCTTTTTGTCAATCCGGGTTGCAGTAGAGACGATTCCCGCATGGTTTGTCGCTGGCATCCGTCAATTTCTCGCTTCTTTAATCATGTTTATGATCCTGATGTACAGAGGAGAATTTAAGTGGATAGGCTGGAAAAATCTAAAATACCAGATTATCTTCTCTCTGCTGATGCTGGTAATTGCTAACGGGATGACAACCGTGGCAGAAGAGGAAGTGACGAGCAGCCTGACTTCCCTTATAAGTGCCTGCTCACCTATTCTTGTATTTCTCGGAAGCTTAGCATTGGGACTTCAAAAGTTCAGCTGGCGCGCTTTTGTTGGCGTGATGATGTGTTTTAGCGGAATTATCTTTATATTCTGGGATGGCATTAATGATCTCAAAAACCCCGATTATGCAATGGGAATTATCTTCTTGTTTATAGCTATTGCAGGCTGGGCATCAGGAACTATTTTTACAAAAAAACTGAATCTTCACAATGGAAATATCTCCCTGAATTTATTTTATCAGTTTTTGTTTGCCGGAATTGTTCAGTTGATATTTGCTTTTTTATTTTCAGAAAATTATAATTTCGGAAACTGGACTTTAAAAAGTATTTCAGCGATGCTTTATTTATCCATATTTGGATCAGTTGCTGCATTTTTTGCATTTCACTATGCACTTACCAAAATTTCCCCAGTACAGGTTTCTATACTTGCTTACATCAATACTGTCATTTCAATATTCCTAAGCTGGTTAATCCTTGGAGAACATATATCATTTAAATTTATTATTGCTGCCGTACTCATTATATTAGGGGTTTTTATTATTAACTATAAACCCGAAATGTTTAAAAGGGAAAAGCTGACCACTTAA